A stretch of the Ptychodera flava strain L36383 chromosome 18, AS_Pfla_20210202, whole genome shotgun sequence genome encodes the following:
- the LOC139117494 gene encoding serine-aspartate repeat-containing protein F-like isoform X1: MAETLSAMAIAGIIAGGIAGLCLLGFLVKLILNILARKFKAKRPYSHLDDGPGKVVWLTNGTTNEAMDLTEVEPSMPISTDNVSHTTDSYTDVRIEQEGPLDDDDDDDQEEEEENQLTTFVDINHSDQVSNEDNRLVNQSDSVAMDGENAEDDSSLPTTGTNNMATGSPEIEPPMPTSTDDVSHTTDSVTDVRIEQEVENQLTTFVGINNSDQVSDEDNRDDEVDDTTISQTIDVKDDAPNQNVMETDDGQVTTGNGIEGDRVSDTTDSETDRAADQESATDWTSGRTPVGYSVSKDSNDMTAAEGDVEHDGASRTTDSEADIRLGQSEEPTLDETDGVVTPEASPTTDSEADIRLGQSEEPTSNETDVVVTPEASRTTDSEADSRIELEEPVIAETNGIIESEMPDAGDDGGSRTTDSETDGKIEQIEQSTIDENDGITRQGSYDVSNHDNVDYSDEEAPVDIDDESYTTDSDTDTKVKLETTLAKQQSQAVNDGAMYDNEIASADTEGQPIELLEDTERNRAISGLENFSYSQKVEGDNQNFEMRGGFQDLSSATLTTQL; encoded by the exons ATGGCAGAAACCCTGTCAG CTATGGCGATCGCTGGAATAATTGCTGGAGGTATAGCTGGCTTGTGCTTACTCGGGTTTTTGGTCAAACTTATACTGAATATCTTGGCGCGAAAATTCAAGGCAAAAAG GCCGTATTCTCACCTGGATGACGGACCTGGAAAAGTTGTTTGGTTGACAAACGGAACGACTAATGAAGCGATGGATTTGACAGAGGTAGAACCTTCGATGCCAATAAGCACCGATAATGTATCACACACTACGGATTCCTATACTGACGTGAGAATTGAACAGGAAGGACCTttagacgacgacgacgacgacgaccaGGAAGAGGAAGAGGAAAACCAATTAACAACCTTTGTTGACATCAATCACAGCGATCAAGTCAGCAATGAGGACAATCG ACTTGTGAACCAGTCAGATTCTGTTGCAATGGATGGAGAAAATGCAGAAGATGATTCTTCCTTGCCGACAACGGGAACAAACAACATGGCAACGGGTTCACCTGAAATCGAGCCTCCGATGCCAACAAGCACCGATGATGTGTCACACACCACAGATTCCGTCACAGACGTGAGAATTGAACAGGAGGTGGAGAACCAACTGACAACCTTTGTTGGCATCAACAACAGCGATCAAGTCAGTGATGAAGACAATCG GGACGATGAGGTAGACGACACGACAATCTCGCAAACGATTGATGTCAAAGATGATGCACCAAACCAGAATGTCATGGAAACAGATGATGGTCAGGTTACCACGGGAAACGGCATCGAAGGCGACAGAGTATCTGATACGACTGACTCCGAAACAGACAGAGCGGCGGACCAAGAATCGGCCACAGATTGGACCAGTGGGAGAACACCAGTTGGTTACAGTGTGAGTAAAGATAGTAATGATATGACCGCAGCCGAAGGCGATGTCGAACATGATGGAGCATCACGTACCACCGATTCTGAGGCCGACATCAGACTTGGGCAATCAGAAGAACCCACACTCGATGAAACCGATGGTGTCGTCACACCAGAAGCATCACCTACCACCGATTCTGAGGCCGACATCAGACTTGGGCAGTCGGAAGAACCCACATCCAATGAAACCGATGTTGTCGTCACACCAGAGGCATCACGTACCACCGATTCTGAGGCGGACAGTAGAATTGAATTGGAAGAACCCGTAATCGCTGAAACCAACGGCATCATCGAGAGCGAGATGCCAGATGCTGGGGATGATGGAGGATCGCGTACGACCGATTCAGAGACGGACGGAAAAATTGAACAAATAGAACAATCTACAATCGATGAAAATGACGGCATCACCAGACAAGGTAGTTACGACGTTAGTAACCATGACAACGTGGATTATTCAGACGAAGAAGCACCGGTTGACATTGATGATGAGTCATATACAACGGACTCAGATACAGACACCAAAGTGAAGCTGGAGACAACTTTGGCCAAGCAACAATCCCAAGCAGTCAATGATGGCGCTATGTACGACAACGAGATTGCAAGTGCCGACACCGAAGGTCAACCAATAGAATTGTTAGAGGACACTGAGAGAAATCGTGCAATTTCCGGATTGGAAAATTTTTCCTATTCACAGAAAGTTGAAGGCGATAACCAAAACTTTGAGATGCGAGGTGGTTTCCAAGACCTCTCCTCAGCTACTCTTACAACGCAGCTCTAA
- the LOC139117730 gene encoding uncharacterized protein DDB_G0283697-like, whose protein sequence is MFSDSLATKNGEAQLYDIKPQRNSKGSLHVSGTRLQAEIDRIDFAREKTEIRIRNEERELRKSLGDILDVKDAMKRSSVSRARKRQDATRDGNSKKSSDKASSSSSSDRSDTSSPMSARTQPQVSRRLSMLAEREKEEEKRKQRAQQNTESFQQLLKRNKQRNSEPSLGPLKGERIKLHGMHKNTDTNSNVTKDDTSQEKLRRRSTHAVVVVEYDPDKSKKIEGSSPFKLPETNDWNGQTKESNKRDSKESSSEGTDFDTPLNTDHDRQMLGDESEQYTPLICNDHKTKDRLNAQSVGSDQTETKGTLHTDQSGSNVDTRTDEEYDMSNTQNNGQTAASRAQGGQQSEFLRGVDQYGKYNEDPGPSSSSSVDRFDQRRRVSVANIRTETQPHVDDIDKQRRKSVAVSALDANTTKEYRRYGEMTEEEMEKVWEDVRKCRYLRGYDPPEMRMPSGNIDLFDYKKKGEKKEQRKAKGTGTAQTVKK, encoded by the coding sequence ATGTTCAGTGACTCGTTAGCAACCAAGAATGGAGAGGCTCAGTTATACGATATCAAGCCTCAACGGAACAGTAAAGGGTCACTTCACGTGTCGGGAACCAGACTGCAGGCGGAAATTGATCGCATCGACTTCGCCAGAGAGAAGACAGAGATTCGAATTAGGAACGAAGAAAGAGAACTACGAAAGTCTTTGGGTGATATCTTGGATGTCAAAGACGCTATGAAACGATCAAGCGTCTCCCGTGCCAGAAAGAGGCAGGATGCTACCAGAGATGGGAATAGTAAGAAAAGCAGTGATAAAGCGTCGTCGAGTAGTTCGAGTGATCGAAGCGACACCTCATCCCCAATGTCTGCTCGGACACAGCCTCAGGTGAGTCGACGTTTGTCCATGCTTGCAGAAAGGGAGAAGGAAGAGGAGAAAAGGAAGCAACGCGCACAACAAAATACTGAAAGTTTTCAACAACTCCTCAAACGGAATAAACAACGTAATAGCGAACCCAGTCTTGGACCTCTTAAAGGTGAGAGAATTAAACTTCATGGGAtgcataaaaacacagataccAACTCTAATGTGACCAAAGATGACACTTCTCAGGAAAAATTAAGACGAAGAAGTACACACGCTGTAGTTGTAGTTGAATACGATCCCGACAAGAGCAAAAAGATTGAGGGATCCAGCCCTTTTAAACTACCTGAAACAAATGACTGGAACGGGCAAactaaagaaagtaataaaaGAGACAGTAAGGAGAGCTCGTCTGAGGGGACGGACTTCGATACACCGCTGAATACCGATCATGATCGGCAAATGCTGGGAGACGAATCGGAACAATACACGCCTCTAATATGTAACGATCATAAAACTAAAGATCGCCTCAATGCGCAATCTGTTGGGTCTGACCAGACAGAGACAAAGGGAACCTTACATACAGATCAATCTGGCAGTAACGTCGACACAAGAACAGACGAAGAATACGACATGTCTAATACACAAAATAACGGACAAACCGCTGCTTCGAGGGCACAGGGCGGCCAACAATCGGAGTTCTTACGAGGTGTCGATCAGTATGGCAAATACAACGAGGACCCGGGCCCGTCGTCAAGCAGCTCTGTTGATAGGTTTGATCAAAGACGCCGTGTAAGCGTGGCTAACATCCGTACTGAAACACAGCCACACGTTGATGATATTGACAAACAACGAAGGAAGTCGGTCGCTGTAAGCGCCTTGGATGCAAACACCACAAAGGAATACCGGCGGTATGGAGAAATGACAGAGGAAGAAATGGAAAAAGTCTGGGAAGACGTGAGGAAATGTCGCTATCTTCGTGGGTATGACCCTCCAGAAATGAGAATGCCTTCTGGGAATATTGATTTATTCGACTACAAGAAAAAAGGCGAGAAAAAGGAACAACGGAAAGCGAAAGGTACAGGTACGGCGCAGACTGTCAAAAAGTAA
- the LOC139117494 gene encoding serine-aspartate repeat-containing protein F-like isoform X2: MAIAGIIAGGIAGLCLLGFLVKLILNILARKFKAKRPYSHLDDGPGKVVWLTNGTTNEAMDLTEVEPSMPISTDNVSHTTDSYTDVRIEQEGPLDDDDDDDQEEEEENQLTTFVDINHSDQVSNEDNRLVNQSDSVAMDGENAEDDSSLPTTGTNNMATGSPEIEPPMPTSTDDVSHTTDSVTDVRIEQEVENQLTTFVGINNSDQVSDEDNRDDEVDDTTISQTIDVKDDAPNQNVMETDDGQVTTGNGIEGDRVSDTTDSETDRAADQESATDWTSGRTPVGYSVSKDSNDMTAAEGDVEHDGASRTTDSEADIRLGQSEEPTLDETDGVVTPEASPTTDSEADIRLGQSEEPTSNETDVVVTPEASRTTDSEADSRIELEEPVIAETNGIIESEMPDAGDDGGSRTTDSETDGKIEQIEQSTIDENDGITRQGSYDVSNHDNVDYSDEEAPVDIDDESYTTDSDTDTKVKLETTLAKQQSQAVNDGAMYDNEIASADTEGQPIELLEDTERNRAISGLENFSYSQKVEGDNQNFEMRGGFQDLSSATLTTQL, encoded by the exons ATGGCGATCGCTGGAATAATTGCTGGAGGTATAGCTGGCTTGTGCTTACTCGGGTTTTTGGTCAAACTTATACTGAATATCTTGGCGCGAAAATTCAAGGCAAAAAG GCCGTATTCTCACCTGGATGACGGACCTGGAAAAGTTGTTTGGTTGACAAACGGAACGACTAATGAAGCGATGGATTTGACAGAGGTAGAACCTTCGATGCCAATAAGCACCGATAATGTATCACACACTACGGATTCCTATACTGACGTGAGAATTGAACAGGAAGGACCTttagacgacgacgacgacgacgaccaGGAAGAGGAAGAGGAAAACCAATTAACAACCTTTGTTGACATCAATCACAGCGATCAAGTCAGCAATGAGGACAATCG ACTTGTGAACCAGTCAGATTCTGTTGCAATGGATGGAGAAAATGCAGAAGATGATTCTTCCTTGCCGACAACGGGAACAAACAACATGGCAACGGGTTCACCTGAAATCGAGCCTCCGATGCCAACAAGCACCGATGATGTGTCACACACCACAGATTCCGTCACAGACGTGAGAATTGAACAGGAGGTGGAGAACCAACTGACAACCTTTGTTGGCATCAACAACAGCGATCAAGTCAGTGATGAAGACAATCG GGACGATGAGGTAGACGACACGACAATCTCGCAAACGATTGATGTCAAAGATGATGCACCAAACCAGAATGTCATGGAAACAGATGATGGTCAGGTTACCACGGGAAACGGCATCGAAGGCGACAGAGTATCTGATACGACTGACTCCGAAACAGACAGAGCGGCGGACCAAGAATCGGCCACAGATTGGACCAGTGGGAGAACACCAGTTGGTTACAGTGTGAGTAAAGATAGTAATGATATGACCGCAGCCGAAGGCGATGTCGAACATGATGGAGCATCACGTACCACCGATTCTGAGGCCGACATCAGACTTGGGCAATCAGAAGAACCCACACTCGATGAAACCGATGGTGTCGTCACACCAGAAGCATCACCTACCACCGATTCTGAGGCCGACATCAGACTTGGGCAGTCGGAAGAACCCACATCCAATGAAACCGATGTTGTCGTCACACCAGAGGCATCACGTACCACCGATTCTGAGGCGGACAGTAGAATTGAATTGGAAGAACCCGTAATCGCTGAAACCAACGGCATCATCGAGAGCGAGATGCCAGATGCTGGGGATGATGGAGGATCGCGTACGACCGATTCAGAGACGGACGGAAAAATTGAACAAATAGAACAATCTACAATCGATGAAAATGACGGCATCACCAGACAAGGTAGTTACGACGTTAGTAACCATGACAACGTGGATTATTCAGACGAAGAAGCACCGGTTGACATTGATGATGAGTCATATACAACGGACTCAGATACAGACACCAAAGTGAAGCTGGAGACAACTTTGGCCAAGCAACAATCCCAAGCAGTCAATGATGGCGCTATGTACGACAACGAGATTGCAAGTGCCGACACCGAAGGTCAACCAATAGAATTGTTAGAGGACACTGAGAGAAATCGTGCAATTTCCGGATTGGAAAATTTTTCCTATTCACAGAAAGTTGAAGGCGATAACCAAAACTTTGAGATGCGAGGTGGTTTCCAAGACCTCTCCTCAGCTACTCTTACAACGCAGCTCTAA